Proteins from one Triticum aestivum cultivar Chinese Spring chromosome 7A, IWGSC CS RefSeq v2.1, whole genome shotgun sequence genomic window:
- the LOC123147425 gene encoding uncharacterized protein produces MAVAAQPLLASALLALLLAAVSAADTKNNPADELVSLINSNRTASKASNLADNQGLGCIALQYIKAYKGQCDQVGGNKKPVDSSFIDTFAPNCGVQAASLAKITGRLLACQPSYPPPAQAFDMLIADERSLQVLHSKNHTEVGAAVTGTSGGGPYFWCVLFSNGKANSSFTVEGGVPKTAHPGCFSGNNDECSGAISTGVGAWTLVSATLFALAGAFTL; encoded by the exons ATGGCGGTCGCCGCTCAGCCGCTGCTGGCCTCCGCGCTCCTCGcgctcctcctcgccgccgtctccgctgCCGATACTAAGA ATAACCCTGCCGATGAGCTTGTGAGCTTGATCAACTCCAACCGTACCGCCAGCAAGGCATCAAATCTTGCTGACAATCAAGGTCTTGGATGCATTGCTCTGCAGTACATAAAAGCATATAAGGGTCAGTGCGACCAGGTGGGTGGAAACAAGAAGCCTGTGGATTCCAGTTTCATTGACACATTTGCCCCAAATTGTGGTGTCCAAGCTGCAAGCCTTGCCAAGATCACTGGGAGGCTCCTGGCGTGCCAGCCAAGCTACCCGCCTCCAGCGCAGGCCTTCGACATGCTCATTGCTGATGAGAGGAGCCTCCAGGTACTGCATAGCAAGAACCACACAGAGGTGGGGGCGGCTGTCACCGGCACTTCTGGCGGCGGCCCGTATTTCTGGTGTGTCTTGTTCAGCAATGGGAAGGCCAACTCGAGCTTCACGGTAGAAGGGGGAGTTCCCAAGACTGCACATCCTGGATGCTTCAGCGGCAACAATGACGAGTGCAGTGGTGCCATTTCGACCGGTGTGGGTGCATGGACACTGGTGTCGGCCACTCTTTTTGCTCTGGCTGGCGCCTTTACTTTGTGA